From a region of the Thermoanaerobaculia bacterium genome:
- a CDS encoding TraR/DksA family transcriptional regulator — MSSSAKAARVTKKETEKYRRALVEKKDSLSKEMLKNKDAGQENSEEITQDIADKASSSYTKEFLFSLSDGERVQLQQIDQALVRIDDGGYGLCTNCGNPIPEKRLDAVPWTPYCVDCMELSEKGLLD, encoded by the coding sequence ATGTCGAGTTCCGCCAAAGCCGCCAGAGTGACGAAGAAAGAGACGGAGAAGTACCGCCGCGCGCTCGTCGAGAAGAAGGATTCGCTCTCGAAGGAGATGCTGAAGAACAAGGACGCCGGCCAGGAAAACTCGGAGGAGATCACGCAGGACATCGCCGACAAGGCGTCGTCGTCGTACACGAAGGAATTCCTCTTCTCGCTCTCCGACGGGGAGCGGGTTCAGCTCCAGCAGATCGATCAGGCCCTCGTGCGGATCGACGACGGGGGCTACGGGCTCTGCACGAACTGCGGGAACCCGATCCCGGAGAAGAGGCTGGATGCGGTGCCGTGGACGCCGTACTGCGTCGATTGCATGGAGCTCTCCGAGAAGGGTCTCCTCGACTGA
- the obgE gene encoding GTPase ObgE, protein MFIDEAEITIASGDGGNGCIAFRREKFVPRGGPSGGDGGDGGDVWVVGNASLNTLYPLRHQTHYKAGRGQHGLGSNCHGKRGEDLVISLPIGSVVRDADTGEVLADLVSPGQRVLVAKGGNGGWGNQHFATSTRQAPRFAKPGLPGETHRLAIELKLLAEVAIIGLPNAGKSTLISVISAARPKIADYPFTTLTPNLGVVTRGDDTLVVADIPGLIRGAHEGAGLGIRFLKHVERCRAICHLVDASAEGDAETDVAAIEEELAAFSAEISKRPRLLVASKIDAGNPERLASIESAARRRGLPFRAISAATRAGIPELVHALFELGKAKSAPLVEAGPS, encoded by the coding sequence ATGTTCATCGACGAGGCGGAGATCACGATCGCTTCCGGCGACGGGGGCAACGGATGCATCGCGTTCCGCCGCGAGAAGTTCGTCCCCCGCGGCGGTCCCTCCGGCGGAGACGGGGGAGACGGGGGAGACGTCTGGGTCGTCGGCAACGCGTCGCTCAACACGCTCTATCCCCTCCGCCACCAGACGCACTACAAGGCAGGGCGGGGCCAGCACGGCCTCGGCTCCAACTGCCACGGGAAGCGGGGCGAGGACCTCGTGATCTCCCTGCCGATCGGATCGGTCGTGCGGGATGCCGACACGGGAGAGGTCCTCGCCGACCTCGTCTCCCCCGGCCAGCGCGTGCTCGTCGCCAAAGGGGGGAACGGCGGGTGGGGCAACCAGCATTTCGCGACGTCGACGCGCCAGGCGCCCCGATTCGCGAAGCCGGGACTTCCGGGAGAGACGCACCGCCTCGCGATCGAGCTGAAGCTCCTCGCCGAGGTCGCGATCATCGGCCTGCCGAACGCCGGGAAGTCGACGCTGATCTCGGTGATCTCGGCGGCGCGGCCGAAGATCGCCGATTACCCGTTCACGACCCTCACCCCGAATCTCGGGGTCGTGACCCGCGGCGACGACACGCTCGTGGTCGCCGACATTCCCGGTCTGATCCGCGGCGCGCACGAAGGCGCCGGGCTCGGCATCCGCTTCCTGAAGCACGTCGAGCGCTGCCGCGCGATCTGCCACCTCGTCGACGCGTCCGCCGAGGGGGACGCCGAAACGGACGTCGCGGCGATCGAGGAAGAGCTCGCCGCTTTCTCCGCCGAGATCTCGAAGAGGCCCCGGCTCCTGGTCGCGTCGAAGATCGACGCCGGGAACCCCGAGCGGCTCGCGTCGATCGAGAGTGCGGCGCGGCGGCGCGGCCTCCCGTTCCGGGCGATCTCGGCGGCGACGCGAGCCGGGATTCCCGAGCTCGTGCACGCGCTGTTCGAGCTCGGGAAGGCGAAGAGCGCGCCTCTGGTGGAAGCGGGACCCTCGTGA
- the rsfS gene encoding ribosome silencing factor, protein MTARLDPEGLAREGVAAAVDKKASDLLVLNLSEISSFADYFVICSATSDRQAQAIADAIEERLRAAGRRPISVEGYATSRWILLDYGEVLFHVFLEDSRRFYGLERLWGDAGDETRRFAAAR, encoded by the coding sequence TTGACGGCGCGCCTCGATCCCGAGGGGCTCGCGCGGGAAGGGGTCGCTGCGGCGGTCGACAAGAAGGCCTCGGATCTCCTCGTCCTCAATCTCTCCGAAATTTCCTCCTTCGCCGACTATTTCGTGATCTGTTCGGCCACGTCCGACCGGCAGGCGCAGGCGATCGCCGACGCGATCGAGGAGCGGCTCCGCGCGGCGGGGCGCCGCCCGATCTCGGTCGAGGGCTACGCCACGTCGCGATGGATCCTGCTCGACTACGGTGAAGTGCTCTTCCACGTGTTCCTCGAGGACTCCCGCCGCTTCTACGGTCTCGAACGCCTCTGGGGAGACGCGGGAGACGAGACCCGGCGGTTCGCCGCCGCGCGCTGA
- a CDS encoding SDR family NAD(P)-dependent oxidoreductase encodes MTQSVFTVDLSGRKALVTGGSRGIGLSAAKFLVRAGCQVAIVYRRRQREARRACLEIEALGGPGLAFRADVSDEREARRAVGQAVARLGGLHILVNNAGIWPGGAVEEISPSYWEEVFAINARGTFLMTKFAVPIFKAQRFGRIVNVSSTAGQRGEAYHSHYAATKGAVISFTKSIAMELGPYGITANAVAPGWVDTEMSQSVLADRRRRRAIEQEIPTRRVSTADDVGGVIAFLCSDYAQQINGEIVNINGGSVLVG; translated from the coding sequence ATGACGCAATCGGTCTTCACGGTCGATCTGTCGGGGCGGAAGGCGCTCGTCACGGGAGGGTCCCGGGGAATCGGCCTTTCGGCGGCGAAGTTCCTCGTCCGCGCGGGATGCCAGGTCGCGATCGTCTACCGGCGCCGGCAGCGAGAGGCGCGTCGGGCGTGCCTCGAGATCGAGGCCCTCGGCGGGCCCGGTCTCGCGTTCCGCGCCGACGTCTCCGACGAGCGCGAGGCCCGGCGGGCGGTCGGCCAGGCGGTCGCGCGTCTCGGCGGGCTCCACATCCTCGTCAACAACGCCGGGATCTGGCCGGGAGGCGCGGTCGAAGAGATCAGCCCCTCGTACTGGGAGGAGGTCTTCGCGATCAACGCGCGCGGGACGTTCCTGATGACGAAGTTCGCGGTCCCGATCTTCAAAGCGCAGCGTTTCGGGCGGATCGTGAACGTGTCGTCGACCGCGGGGCAGCGCGGGGAGGCGTACCACTCGCATTACGCGGCGACGAAAGGAGCGGTGATCTCGTTCACGAAGTCGATCGCCATGGAGCTCGGGCCGTACGGGATCACGGCCAACGCGGTCGCGCCCGGGTGGGTGGACACCGAGATGTCCCAGAGCGTGCTCGCGGACCGCCGCCGCCGCCGCGCGATCGAGCAGGAAATCCCGACGCGCCGCGTGTCGACCGCCGACGACGTCGGCGGCGTGATCGCCTTCCTCTGTTCCGACTACGCCCAGCAGATCAACGGCGAAATCGTGAACATCAACGGCGGGTCGGTACTCGTCGGATGA
- a CDS encoding fatty acid desaturase — protein MTTAPAARPLQKDWINISFLMLTPILGIPVTAWYTWKTGFEPWMLWLCLGMFTVIGLSVCAGYHRFFSHKSYECSPAVQALYGFFGAMAAQNSILCWSADHRIHHQYVDKDWDPYNIRRGFWWAHFLWVFYKPAEARTFSNVPDLEKNPVVQWQHRWYRWILLLGVIVVPTGVGALYGRPLAGLLWGGFLRVVITHHTTFFVNSLAHYMGKRTFNARVSARDNWLLALVTFGEGYHSFHHRFPADFRNGVRWYHWDPAKWMIRGLKAVGLASDLRTTSAPMIEGARLHAAVREAELHLDRAPSKIGEEVRRRIAIARETIEHAFDLWRQHLDERARGSRWRTTRRNSHRRLKEARRQWREALDLLAQAA, from the coding sequence ATGACCACGGCGCCTGCGGCCCGGCCGCTCCAAAAAGACTGGATCAACATCTCCTTCCTGATGCTGACGCCGATCCTCGGCATCCCCGTGACCGCGTGGTACACGTGGAAAACGGGCTTCGAGCCCTGGATGCTCTGGCTCTGCCTCGGAATGTTCACGGTGATCGGCCTGTCGGTCTGCGCCGGATACCACCGGTTCTTCTCGCACAAGAGCTACGAGTGCTCCCCGGCCGTCCAGGCGCTCTACGGGTTCTTCGGCGCGATGGCGGCCCAGAACTCCATCCTCTGCTGGTCCGCCGATCACCGGATCCATCACCAGTACGTCGACAAGGACTGGGACCCGTACAACATCCGCCGCGGTTTCTGGTGGGCGCACTTCCTGTGGGTCTTCTACAAGCCCGCGGAGGCGAGGACGTTCTCGAACGTTCCGGACCTGGAGAAGAACCCGGTCGTCCAGTGGCAGCATCGCTGGTACCGGTGGATCCTGCTGCTCGGCGTGATCGTCGTTCCGACGGGGGTCGGCGCTCTCTACGGACGTCCGCTCGCGGGACTCCTCTGGGGAGGGTTCCTCCGGGTCGTCATCACGCATCACACGACGTTCTTCGTGAACTCGCTCGCGCACTACATGGGAAAGCGCACCTTCAACGCGCGCGTCTCGGCGCGCGACAACTGGCTGCTCGCGCTCGTCACCTTCGGCGAGGGCTACCACAGCTTCCACCACCGTTTTCCCGCCGACTTCCGGAACGGCGTTCGCTGGTACCACTGGGACCCGGCGAAGTGGATGATCCGCGGGCTGAAGGCGGTCGGCCTCGCGTCCGACCTCCGAACGACGTCGGCTCCGATGATCGAAGGAGCGCGTCTCCACGCGGCCGTGCGCGAGGCCGAGCTCCATCTGGACCGCGCGCCGTCGAAGATCGGAGAGGAAGTCCGGCGTCGCATCGCGATCGCCCGCGAGACGATCGAGCATGCCTTCGATCTCTGGCGGCAGCATCTCGACGAGCGGGCCAGGGGATCCCGGTGGCGGACCACGCGCCGGAACTCGCACCGGCGGCTGAAGGAAGCGCGCCGGCAGTGGCGCGAGGCGCTCGACCTGCTCGCCCAGGCCGCCTGA
- a CDS encoding 23S rRNA (pseudouridine(1915)-N(3))-methyltransferase RlmH gives MKIRFLWVGKTDDREYARGIERYRTRIEAWAKVEERVVRAESERGDAAAEREGRRVLAEIDERDRVVALDEKGKLRTTAEFARFLGEHRDRDPRRLVFVVGGASGLDAPVLERAEEILSLSPMTFPHQMARLLLIEQVYRALSVRAGLRYHRAP, from the coding sequence GTGAAGATTCGCTTCCTCTGGGTCGGCAAGACCGACGACCGCGAGTACGCGCGCGGGATCGAGCGCTACCGGACCCGCATCGAGGCGTGGGCAAAAGTGGAGGAGCGCGTCGTCCGCGCCGAATCGGAGCGCGGCGACGCCGCCGCCGAACGGGAGGGGCGGCGCGTCCTCGCCGAGATCGACGAGCGCGATCGGGTCGTCGCCCTCGACGAGAAAGGGAAGCTCCGGACGACCGCGGAATTCGCGCGTTTCCTCGGGGAGCATCGCGATCGGGACCCGCGCCGCCTCGTTTTCGTGGTCGGGGGGGCGTCGGGACTCGACGCGCCGGTGCTCGAGCGGGCGGAAGAAATCCTGTCGCTTTCTCCGATGACGTTCCCGCATCAGATGGCCCGCTTGTTGCTGATCGAGCAGGTGTACAGGGCGCTATCGGTTCGGGCGGGTTTGCGGTATCATCGCGCGCCCTAA
- the rplU gene encoding 50S ribosomal protein L21, whose protein sequence is MYAIVTTGGKQMKVSPGDVVRIEKLAGEPVAKGDAIVFQEVSFVGDGDTFRAGSPLVDGVSVRGTVVSPLKTRKVLIFKKKRTKQYRRTKGHRQNMVEVRIDGIEG, encoded by the coding sequence ATGTACGCGATCGTCACGACCGGTGGAAAGCAGATGAAGGTGAGCCCGGGCGACGTCGTCCGCATCGAGAAGCTCGCCGGGGAGCCGGTCGCCAAGGGCGACGCGATCGTGTTTCAGGAAGTGTCGTTCGTCGGCGACGGCGACACCTTCCGCGCCGGGAGCCCGCTCGTCGACGGCGTGAGCGTCCGGGGGACGGTGGTTTCCCCGTTGAAGACGCGGAAGGTCCTGATCTTCAAGAAGAAGCGGACGAAGCAGTACCGCCGCACCAAGGGACACCGCCAGAACATGGTCGAAGTGCGGATCGACGGGATCGAGGGCTGA
- the nadD gene encoding nicotinate-nucleotide adenylyltransferase: MKIGIFGGTFDPVHYGHLKPAAAVAAAILLDRLIFVPAHRAPGKEEDEPAPAAHRVAMLALALSGRKDFVISLSEVERGGISYTVETLGAFAREFPRDERYFLLGTDALAGFDGWREPAEILRLARMVAFVREPYEADVLERSASVSANRSSVLLFDSVRVKISSTDVRRAAARGESLSGRTPPAVEEYIVKHGLYRDSGTGRT; this comes from the coding sequence GTGAAGATTGGAATCTTCGGCGGCACTTTCGATCCGGTGCACTACGGCCATCTCAAGCCCGCCGCCGCGGTCGCCGCCGCGATTCTGCTCGACCGGTTGATCTTCGTCCCCGCGCATCGCGCTCCCGGGAAGGAGGAGGACGAGCCCGCGCCCGCCGCGCACCGCGTCGCCATGCTCGCGCTCGCGCTCTCCGGCCGGAAGGATTTCGTCATCTCCCTCTCCGAGGTCGAGCGGGGAGGGATCTCGTACACCGTCGAGACGCTCGGGGCGTTCGCCCGCGAGTTTCCGCGCGACGAGCGGTACTTCCTTCTCGGCACCGATGCGCTCGCGGGCTTCGATGGATGGCGGGAACCGGCGGAGATCCTGCGGCTCGCCCGGATGGTCGCCTTCGTCCGTGAACCGTACGAGGCGGACGTCCTCGAGCGGAGCGCCTCCGTTTCCGCGAACCGGAGTTCGGTCTTGCTTTTCGACTCCGTCCGCGTGAAAATTTCCTCGACCGACGTGAGGCGCGCGGCCGCCCGCGGGGAATCGCTCTCGGGCCGCACTCCTCCGGCGGTGGAGGAATACATCGTCAAGCACGGCCTCTACAGAGACTCCGGGACCGGGCGCACTTGA
- a CDS encoding vanadium-dependent haloperoxidase, with product MPSRKKFLSLVVIFFLSLVPAARAAVPGEQPGDNAVLLWNEALLQAVRDTKPGPTVVARAIAVAHTCMYDAWAAYDAAAVPTRPHVRWRRPAAERTEARKAEAVSVAAWIALRDLFPSDAAMFDALLAEQGYSAGTPAADLTTAEGVGTVAAGAVLEFRHHDGSNQLGDLAPGPYSDWTGYTPANPPEPAAVADPNRWQPLQVSDGKGGFVIQKYTTPQWGLVTPFALASGDELRPGPPAKYGSSAYVAQAQELIDLSAHLTDEQKATAEYFADGPSSEFPPGHWCLFAQLVSRRDAHSLDQDVKMFFAVGNALLDASIAAWDAKRAYDSVRPVTAIHYLALVHQIGTLVGGVEMITAWGGPCEGTQEIPASLWRPYQLATVVTPPFPEYYSGHSVFSAAAAEVLRSFTGNDALGASVTIAKDTFRGEPGCGPASDVTLAFATFSEAADAAGMSRRWGGIHFRDGDLTGRATGRIVGAKAWAKAQTFFDGSAGTDRIALPVAPGPLPRVGPRP from the coding sequence ATGCCGTCTCGGAAAAAATTCCTCTCCCTCGTCGTGATCTTTTTCCTCTCTTTGGTCCCGGCCGCCCGCGCCGCCGTCCCGGGCGAGCAGCCGGGCGACAACGCGGTCCTCCTCTGGAACGAGGCGCTGCTGCAGGCGGTCCGGGACACGAAGCCGGGCCCGACCGTCGTCGCTCGCGCGATCGCCGTCGCCCACACGTGCATGTACGACGCCTGGGCGGCTTACGACGCGGCGGCGGTCCCGACGCGCCCGCACGTCCGGTGGCGCCGGCCGGCCGCCGAGCGCACCGAGGCGCGAAAGGCGGAAGCGGTCAGCGTCGCCGCCTGGATCGCGCTCCGCGATCTCTTTCCCTCCGACGCCGCGATGTTCGACGCGCTGCTGGCCGAGCAGGGGTATTCCGCCGGCACCCCCGCGGCGGATCTCACGACGGCGGAAGGCGTCGGGACGGTCGCCGCCGGCGCCGTTCTGGAGTTCCGTCATCACGACGGCTCGAACCAGCTCGGCGACCTCGCTCCGGGTCCTTACTCCGATTGGACCGGGTACACGCCCGCCAACCCGCCGGAGCCCGCGGCCGTCGCCGATCCGAACCGCTGGCAGCCCCTTCAGGTGTCCGACGGCAAGGGCGGGTTCGTGATCCAGAAATACACGACTCCGCAGTGGGGGCTCGTCACACCGTTCGCGCTCGCGAGCGGGGACGAGCTCCGCCCCGGACCTCCGGCGAAGTATGGTTCCTCCGCGTACGTCGCCCAGGCTCAGGAGCTGATCGATCTCTCCGCCCACCTCACCGACGAGCAGAAGGCGACGGCCGAATATTTCGCCGACGGGCCGTCGTCGGAATTCCCGCCCGGGCACTGGTGCCTGTTCGCCCAGCTCGTCTCGCGGCGCGACGCCCATTCCCTCGACCAGGACGTGAAGATGTTCTTCGCGGTCGGGAACGCGCTGCTCGACGCGTCGATCGCCGCATGGGACGCCAAGCGCGCGTACGACTCCGTGCGCCCGGTGACCGCGATCCACTACCTCGCCCTCGTCCATCAGATCGGGACGCTCGTCGGAGGAGTCGAGATGATCACCGCGTGGGGCGGTCCCTGCGAGGGAACCCAGGAGATCCCCGCCTCCCTCTGGCGCCCCTACCAGCTCGCGACCGTCGTGACACCGCCCTTCCCCGAGTACTACTCGGGCCACAGCGTCTTTTCCGCGGCTGCGGCGGAGGTGCTCCGCTCCTTCACCGGCAACGACGCCCTGGGGGCGTCCGTGACGATCGCGAAGGATACCTTCCGCGGCGAACCGGGGTGCGGCCCGGCCTCGGACGTCACACTCGCGTTTGCGACGTTCTCCGAGGCGGCCGACGCGGCGGGGATGTCGCGGCGATGGGGCGGGATCCATTTCCGCGACGGCGATCTCACGGGGCGGGCGACGGGGCGCATCGTCGGCGCGAAGGCGTGGGCGAAGGCGCAGACGTTCTTCGACGGGAGCGCCGGAACGGACCGCATCGCCTTGCCGGTGGCGCCGGGCCCGCTGCCGCGGGTCGGGCCGCGTCCGTGA
- a CDS encoding MBL fold metallo-hydrolase yields the protein MTESPVYFRQFYLGCLAQASYLVGSRGEAAVIDPRRDIEVYLEAAAAEGLEIRHVIETHLHADFVSGHRELAAATGATIHVSRAANATYPHDPVGEGSEIRVGNARLRVLETPGHTRDSICLLLFDAPDASEPSAVLTGDTLFIGDVGRPDLAAAAGGAAAGPAASPREQAGQLYDSLHGKLLKLPDAAIVWPGHGAGSMCGRNLSRETSSTIGEQRRVNYALQPMSREAFIDMMTTDLPEIPAYFGRDVRLNREGPALVSGLPPLEPLSSEETARRAASGAVILDTRSSAAFGTAHVPGSIHIGLDGQFASWAGTLLPAGTPVVLVTSSVPEAEEARMRLARVGLDDVAGYLEGGIASWSGSGRPVASTEQITVDELAARLREDGCRVLDVRRPAEWREAHIPEAFARPLADLGAALPEVAGEKPLAIICAGGYRSSIAASLLERGGRGGVINVVGGMAAWNAAGLPTVA from the coding sequence ATGACGGAATCCCCCGTGTACTTCCGCCAGTTCTATCTCGGATGTCTCGCCCAGGCCTCGTACCTGGTCGGTTCCCGCGGCGAGGCCGCCGTCATCGATCCCCGCCGGGACATCGAGGTCTATCTCGAGGCGGCCGCGGCCGAGGGGCTCGAGATCCGGCACGTCATCGAGACCCATCTCCATGCGGATTTCGTGTCGGGCCACCGGGAGCTCGCCGCGGCCACGGGGGCGACGATTCACGTCAGCCGCGCCGCGAACGCGACCTACCCGCACGACCCGGTCGGGGAGGGAAGCGAAATCCGCGTCGGGAACGCGCGGCTCCGCGTCCTCGAGACTCCCGGCCATACGCGCGATTCGATCTGCCTCCTGCTCTTCGACGCGCCGGACGCGTCGGAGCCCTCCGCCGTCCTCACCGGAGACACGCTCTTCATCGGCGACGTCGGCCGGCCGGACCTCGCGGCCGCGGCCGGAGGCGCGGCCGCCGGCCCGGCGGCGAGCCCCCGCGAGCAGGCGGGACAGCTCTACGACTCGCTCCACGGCAAGCTGCTGAAGCTGCCCGACGCGGCGATCGTCTGGCCGGGGCACGGGGCCGGCTCGATGTGCGGCCGGAATCTCTCCCGGGAGACGAGCTCGACGATCGGCGAGCAGCGCCGCGTCAACTATGCGCTCCAGCCGATGTCGCGCGAGGCGTTCATCGACATGATGACGACCGATCTCCCCGAAATCCCGGCCTACTTCGGCCGCGACGTGCGGCTGAACCGGGAGGGGCCGGCGCTCGTTTCGGGGCTCCCCCCGCTCGAGCCCCTCTCTTCGGAAGAGACCGCCCGCCGCGCGGCGTCGGGAGCCGTGATTCTGGACACTCGCTCTTCCGCGGCGTTCGGGACCGCGCACGTGCCCGGGTCGATCCACATCGGGCTCGACGGCCAGTTCGCCTCCTGGGCCGGGACTCTCCTTCCCGCCGGGACGCCGGTCGTCCTCGTGACGTCGTCGGTGCCGGAGGCGGAGGAAGCGCGGATGCGTCTGGCGCGCGTCGGCCTCGACGACGTCGCGGGATATCTCGAAGGCGGGATCGCCTCGTGGAGCGGGTCGGGGAGGCCCGTCGCGTCGACCGAGCAGATCACGGTCGACGAGCTCGCCGCGCGTCTTCGCGAGGACGGTTGCCGCGTCCTCGACGTCCGCCGGCCCGCCGAATGGCGGGAGGCGCACATCCCGGAAGCGTTCGCGCGGCCGCTGGCGGACCTCGGCGCGGCGCTTCCGGAAGTCGCCGGCGAAAAGCCGCTCGCGATCATCTGCGCGGGGGGATATCGGTCGTCGATCGCCGCGAGCCTCCTCGAACGAGGCGGCCGGGGCGGCGTCATCAACGTGGTCGGCGGGATGGCGGCCTGGAACGCCGCGGGGCTTCCCACGGTTGCCTGA
- the rpmA gene encoding 50S ribosomal protein L27 translates to MAHKKGQGSSRNGRDSNSQRLGVKAFGGEMVTGGSILVRQRGTKFQPGDNVGRGKDDTLFAKVPGVVRFRDRGRLGRFISIEASAE, encoded by the coding sequence ATGGCGCACAAAAAGGGACAGGGATCCTCGCGCAACGGGCGCGACTCGAATTCGCAGCGGCTGGGCGTCAAGGCGTTCGGCGGCGAGATGGTGACGGGCGGCTCGATCCTCGTGCGCCAGCGCGGGACGAAGTTCCAGCCGGGCGACAACGTCGGCCGGGGCAAGGACGACACCCTCTTCGCGAAAGTTCCGGGCGTGGTCCGCTTCCGGGATCGCGGGCGCCTCGGACGGTTCATTTCGATCGAAGCTTCGGCCGAATAG